In Marinicauda algicola, one DNA window encodes the following:
- a CDS encoding OmpW/AlkL family protein, which produces MKHLVATSKCCLTTTVLLICSATAASAQSEPLYSKGDWVVGVNAARVLTEEKLDSVSAAGAPVPGAALSINDDTTLSFDVSYFVSPRFALNFFGGVPASADLQGDGTLAGLELGVTDYGPAILSLQYHLPVTERADVYAGAGVGRLLFLNERDGAVTNFDVKDAWAPAFQAGLRYRVSGNWLANFDVRYVPFDAEISGALGPAPVEAQVEVDPVIVNVGVAYQF; this is translated from the coding sequence ATGAAACACCTTGTCGCAACGTCAAAATGCTGCCTAACAACAACGGTGCTATTGATATGTTCAGCAACGGCGGCAAGCGCGCAGTCTGAGCCGCTTTACTCAAAAGGCGACTGGGTAGTCGGGGTTAACGCGGCCAGGGTTCTAACGGAGGAGAAATTAGACTCCGTGTCTGCGGCCGGCGCTCCTGTGCCGGGCGCTGCGCTATCGATTAACGATGATACAACCCTATCTTTTGACGTATCATATTTTGTGAGCCCGAGATTCGCGTTGAATTTCTTCGGCGGCGTTCCAGCCAGCGCTGACCTTCAAGGAGACGGCACGCTGGCCGGGCTCGAATTGGGCGTGACAGATTATGGCCCCGCGATCCTGTCGCTACAATATCATCTGCCCGTGACCGAGCGTGCTGACGTCTATGCCGGCGCGGGCGTTGGCCGGTTGCTTTTTCTGAACGAGCGGGATGGTGCGGTCACGAATTTCGATGTGAAAGACGCTTGGGCGCCGGCCTTTCAGGCGGGCTTACGATACCGCGTCTCAGGCAACTGGTTGGCCAATTTCGATGTTCGCTATGTTCCGTTCGATGCAGAAATTTCTGGCGCCCTTGGCCCCGCTCCTGTGGAGGCTCAGGTTGAGGTCGATCCAGTGATTGTGAACGTGGGCGTTGCGTATCAATTCTGA
- a CDS encoding long-chain fatty acid--CoA ligase, translated as MLGQMMHMPLTINSLIDHGARYHGETEVVSVETDGTTRRTNWREICVRSRRLSSALRMLKLARGDRCATLAWNNARHLECYFGISCSGMICHTINPRLPPEQLVYVINHAQDQIIFFDKTFLPLIVRLKDQLSTVRHLVLMSGWDEEAEKLPGLLFYEDVLATGDPEANWVDLEENDASGLCYTSGTTGNPKGVLYSHRSTVLHSLGAALPDTLNISAREVIMPVVPMFHVNAWGVPYAAAMVGAKLVLPGPALDGESLVHLVDRERVTLALGVPTIWQGLLAALEKLDSKAASLRRTVVGGSACPPSMIAEFRDKYGVEVVHAWGMTETSPLGTANALLDRHTTLSDEDQAKIRESQGRPPYGVELKIVDDDGLRLPEDGKAHGKLRVRGHWVVADYFGHEPGQTLDEDGWFETGDVASINGDGFMTIRDRAKDIIKSGGEWISSVELEGIALKHPAIADAAVIAARHDRWDERPILVAVRKVGAELTEHEILAHFSGKVAKWQIPDRAIFVATLPRNATGKLMKTTLRQEHGDILVVGADEHG; from the coding sequence ATGCTCGGACAGATGATGCATATGCCGCTGACGATCAATTCGCTGATCGACCACGGCGCGCGCTATCACGGCGAAACCGAGGTCGTGTCCGTTGAGACGGACGGGACAACGCGACGAACGAACTGGCGAGAGATTTGCGTCCGGTCCCGTCGGCTTTCGTCTGCGCTACGCATGTTAAAGCTAGCAAGAGGAGACCGTTGCGCCACCCTCGCATGGAACAATGCCCGGCACCTGGAATGTTATTTCGGTATCTCCTGCAGCGGAATGATTTGTCACACCATTAACCCGAGGCTACCCCCTGAACAGTTGGTCTACGTCATCAATCACGCGCAAGATCAAATCATCTTCTTCGACAAGACGTTTCTGCCACTCATAGTCCGCCTGAAGGATCAACTCAGCACGGTGCGCCACCTGGTACTGATGTCGGGTTGGGATGAGGAGGCCGAAAAGCTGCCGGGGCTTCTATTCTATGAAGACGTTCTCGCGACCGGCGACCCGGAAGCGAATTGGGTCGATTTGGAAGAAAACGACGCCTCTGGACTCTGCTACACTTCTGGAACGACAGGCAACCCCAAGGGTGTTCTCTACTCCCACCGTTCGACGGTCCTGCATTCGCTCGGAGCTGCCCTGCCCGATACCTTGAACATCTCTGCGCGTGAGGTGATCATGCCAGTCGTTCCGATGTTTCATGTCAATGCGTGGGGCGTTCCCTACGCTGCGGCCATGGTCGGTGCGAAGCTGGTACTGCCGGGACCGGCGCTGGACGGAGAAAGTCTGGTCCATCTCGTCGATCGCGAGCGCGTGACCTTGGCTTTGGGCGTGCCGACGATCTGGCAGGGCCTGCTCGCGGCGCTGGAAAAGTTGGACTCCAAGGCGGCGTCTCTTCGTCGAACCGTGGTCGGCGGATCAGCGTGTCCGCCATCAATGATCGCCGAGTTTCGAGACAAGTATGGAGTTGAGGTTGTTCATGCTTGGGGCATGACGGAAACATCGCCGCTGGGCACCGCCAACGCGCTGCTGGATCGTCACACCACTCTCTCCGACGAGGATCAAGCGAAGATTCGCGAGAGTCAGGGGCGCCCGCCTTACGGCGTGGAGTTGAAGATCGTCGATGACGACGGACTCCGTCTGCCTGAGGACGGCAAGGCGCATGGCAAGCTTCGCGTCCGCGGCCATTGGGTGGTGGCCGATTACTTTGGTCATGAACCAGGACAGACATTGGACGAGGATGGCTGGTTCGAAACTGGCGACGTGGCTTCAATCAACGGCGATGGCTTCATGACCATTCGCGACCGCGCCAAGGACATCATCAAATCGGGCGGCGAATGGATATCCTCTGTGGAACTGGAAGGCATTGCCTTGAAACATCCCGCGATCGCAGATGCCGCTGTTATAGCCGCTCGGCATGACCGATGGGACGAACGTCCGATTCTTGTCGCTGTGAGAAAGGTTGGCGCTGAGCTCACCGAGCACGAAATACTTGCTCATTTTAGCGGCAAGGTCGCCAAATGGCAGATCCCTGACAGGGCGATCTTCGTCGCAACGTTGCCGCGCAACGCAACCGGAAAACTGATGAAGACGACCCTCCGTCAAGAGCACGGAGACATACTGGTCGTAGGGGCGGATGAACACGGTTGA
- a CDS encoding DUF4236 domain-containing protein, producing MAFRFWRRIRLAPGVTLNLSKSAASLSFGPRGAKYTISPRGNRATAGIPGTGLFYTMRDPGAGRGQERGASAPMVRARDRLTLGFFQRLITPAAERAFVDGLKALNEGDDSEALVLLDRSASLADAAWLAGMLHLKSENFEQAERCLLDALERRHELDSLFSKYGVNATISLPITPEISAHVRPRERGTLLALVEVYQLQGRSGDALIRLDQLLDLDKSDPVVLLSFAELALDHPNPEHLRRIAELSASVENETPVHTALLLYRARALVSLGLPDAAIDVLTLALRRRKDRPDELLRQVRYERALLYDGQRRQAQARREFERIYAEDPRFEDVAERLEL from the coding sequence ATGGCATTCCGTTTTTGGCGCCGCATCCGACTTGCGCCCGGGGTCACGCTGAACCTCTCGAAATCGGCGGCTTCGCTATCCTTCGGGCCGCGCGGGGCCAAGTACACGATAAGCCCCCGCGGAAACCGCGCGACGGCAGGCATTCCTGGCACCGGCCTCTTCTACACGATGCGCGATCCAGGGGCCGGACGCGGGCAAGAGCGCGGTGCATCCGCACCAATGGTGCGCGCGAGAGATCGTCTGACGCTCGGATTTTTCCAGCGCCTGATCACACCCGCGGCGGAGCGGGCCTTCGTCGATGGGCTAAAGGCGCTGAATGAGGGCGATGACAGCGAGGCGCTTGTCCTGCTCGACCGTTCGGCTTCTTTGGCCGACGCCGCATGGCTTGCCGGGATGCTTCACCTGAAGAGTGAGAACTTCGAACAGGCGGAGCGTTGCCTGCTCGATGCCTTGGAACGGAGACACGAACTCGATTCGCTGTTCAGCAAGTACGGAGTCAACGCGACCATCAGCCTGCCGATCACTCCCGAAATATCGGCGCATGTGCGGCCTCGCGAACGGGGGACACTTCTGGCCCTGGTCGAGGTCTACCAGTTGCAGGGACGTTCGGGCGACGCATTGATCCGTCTGGATCAGCTGCTCGATCTGGACAAGTCGGATCCCGTCGTCCTGCTCTCCTTCGCTGAACTTGCGCTCGATCATCCGAACCCCGAGCACTTGCGACGCATCGCAGAGCTGAGCGCGTCTGTCGAAAACGAGACTCCGGTCCATACGGCGTTGCTGCTCTATCGGGCCCGCGCGCTGGTCAGCTTGGGCTTGCCCGATGCGGCGATCGACGTTCTCACGTTGGCGCTCCGGCGGCGCAAGGACCGCCCGGACGAGCTGCTGCGGCAGGTCCGATATGAGCGTGCGTTGCTCTACGATGGCCAGCGCCGCCAAGCACAGGCCCGACGCGAGTTCGAGCGCATTTATGCCGAGGATCCGAGGTTTGAGGATGTCGCCGAACGGCTCGAGCTTTGA
- a CDS encoding 3'-5' exonuclease, protein MEFRIADTFTDSLSRLTAQEQKAVKTTAFDLQLDASAPGLSFHKLDRAKDPNFWSVRVNADIRLIVHRTQSSLLLVYVDHHDDAYKWAERRKIERHPTTGAMQLVEVRERVEEVEIFKPKEVAEPVAPAPAARPKLFDNLRKFELMGFGVPEEWVEDVRRATEDTLFDIISHLPQEAQEALLKLAVGEKPEPPVTAPVEADPFAHPDAQRRFRVLTNIEELQRALDYPWEKWAVFLHPDQLQYVERSYSGPARISGSAGTGKTVVALHRAVHLARNEPQARILLTTFSKALANALKVKLQHLAGNEPAVLARITVQSITGVAYDLYSSLFGQPNIASPSLVHTLLTKAAGRDDGQKFSMPFLAGEWSEVVDAWQIENWEGYRDVSRLGRKTRIGGKQRESLWSIFEQLRAGLAERKAVTWSGVFGRLAAHYGATEKRPFDFAVVDEAQDISVAEARFLAALVSHRPDGLFFAGDLGQRIFQQPFSWKSLGIDVRGRSHTLRINYRTSHQIRAQADRLLPPNISDVDGNAESRRGTISVFNGPAPEICTFDTATEESEAVGQWLADRLKEGCQPHEVGLFVRTGEQLKRARAAIKIAGASGVELSDKVEAEAGNVAISTMHLAKGLEFRAVAVMACDDEVLPLQERIETVADESDLEEVYNTERHLLYVACTRARDRLLITGVDPASEFLDDLAR, encoded by the coding sequence ATGGAATTCCGGATTGCGGACACGTTCACCGACAGCCTGTCCAGGCTGACCGCGCAGGAACAGAAGGCAGTGAAGACGACCGCCTTCGACCTGCAACTCGATGCCTCCGCGCCGGGCCTTTCCTTCCACAAGCTGGACCGCGCCAAGGACCCGAATTTCTGGTCGGTGCGAGTGAACGCCGACATCCGGCTGATCGTCCACCGCACGCAGTCGAGCCTGCTGCTCGTCTATGTCGATCACCACGACGACGCCTACAAATGGGCCGAACGGCGCAAGATCGAGCGGCATCCGACAACAGGCGCCATGCAGCTCGTCGAGGTGCGCGAGCGCGTCGAAGAGGTGGAGATCTTCAAGCCGAAGGAGGTCGCGGAGCCGGTTGCCCCCGCGCCGGCTGCGAGGCCGAAACTCTTCGACAATCTGCGCAAATTCGAGCTGATGGGTTTCGGGGTACCCGAGGAGTGGGTGGAGGACGTTCGCCGGGCGACCGAGGACACCCTGTTCGACATCATCTCCCATCTGCCGCAGGAGGCGCAGGAGGCGCTCCTGAAGCTGGCGGTGGGTGAGAAGCCGGAGCCGCCCGTGACGGCACCCGTGGAGGCCGATCCGTTCGCCCATCCCGATGCGCAGCGGCGTTTCCGGGTCCTGACCAACATCGAGGAACTGCAGCGCGCGCTCGACTATCCTTGGGAGAAATGGGCGGTCTTCCTCCATCCCGACCAGTTGCAATATGTGGAGCGCAGCTATTCGGGGCCGGCCAGGATTTCGGGGTCCGCGGGCACGGGCAAGACGGTGGTGGCTCTGCATCGCGCAGTGCATCTGGCGCGCAACGAACCACAGGCGCGCATTCTGCTGACGACCTTCTCCAAGGCGCTCGCCAATGCGCTGAAGGTGAAGCTGCAGCATCTGGCCGGAAACGAACCGGCCGTTTTGGCGCGGATCACCGTGCAGTCCATCACGGGCGTCGCCTATGATCTCTATTCCAGTCTTTTCGGGCAGCCGAACATCGCCTCGCCGTCCCTCGTTCACACTCTGCTCACCAAGGCTGCGGGACGGGACGATGGCCAGAAGTTCTCCATGCCCTTCCTCGCCGGGGAATGGTCGGAGGTCGTCGACGCCTGGCAGATCGAGAACTGGGAGGGGTACCGGGACGTCTCGCGCCTTGGCCGCAAGACACGGATCGGCGGCAAGCAGCGGGAATCCCTCTGGTCGATCTTCGAGCAGTTGCGCGCCGGTCTCGCCGAGCGCAAGGCGGTGACATGGTCCGGCGTGTTCGGCCGCCTCGCGGCGCATTATGGCGCGACGGAGAAGCGGCCATTCGATTTCGCGGTCGTCGACGAGGCGCAGGATATCAGCGTGGCCGAGGCCCGCTTCCTGGCCGCACTGGTTTCGCACAGGCCGGACGGGCTCTTCTTCGCCGGCGATCTCGGGCAGCGCATCTTCCAGCAGCCCTTCTCGTGGAAATCGCTCGGCATCGACGTTCGCGGACGCTCCCACACATTGAGGATCAACTATCGCACTTCCCACCAGATCCGCGCCCAGGCGGATCGGCTGCTGCCGCCGAACATCTCCGACGTCGACGGCAATGCCGAGAGCCGTCGTGGCACGATCTCGGTGTTCAACGGACCGGCGCCCGAGATCTGCACCTTCGATACGGCCACGGAAGAGAGCGAAGCCGTCGGGCAGTGGCTCGCCGATCGCCTGAAAGAGGGTTGCCAGCCGCATGAGGTCGGCCTGTTCGTTCGAACCGGCGAGCAACTGAAACGCGCGCGGGCCGCGATCAAGATCGCTGGCGCGTCGGGTGTCGAGCTGAGCGACAAGGTAGAGGCGGAAGCAGGCAACGTCGCGATCAGCACTATGCACCTCGCCAAGGGCCTCGAATTCCGCGCCGTCGCCGTGATGGCGTGCGACGACGAGGTGCTGCCCTTGCAGGAACGGATCGAGACCGTTGCCGATGAGTCTGATCTGGAGGAGGTCTACAACACCGAACGCCATCTGCTTTATGTCGCCTGCACCCGCGCCCGCGACCGGCTCCTGATCACCGGCGTCGATCCGGCCTCCGAGTTCCTCGACGATCTGGCGCGATAG
- a CDS encoding site-specific DNA-methyltransferase codes for MAKKPIEVEALKHDAATRKNIPTAEFESVMREADKTPIQLAYERRNRDLDPQLVWRGKDEQDWSDLIVSAPPLYIQEKVHPKVIIDDLKRESKTRADEAAPPMADLFADFNGLRDAEAATEFYQHDQHWSNRMISGDSLSVMASLAEREGLRGQVQCIYFDPPYGIKFNSNFQWSTTSRDVKDGAKDHVTREPEQVRAFRDTWKDGIHSYLTYLRDRLTVARDLLHESGSIFVQIGDENVHRVRALLDEVFGEDNFVGEIVFKKTGGQRTNLMAGVCDYILWFAKRKEAVKFRQLLNSKVSENDDGEVFTGYSRVDFGDGTEGRITDPRWAVQKIGRPFQATSLTSQNPGSRFAFPMEGRLWNPSGTQWWKSDPDRFARLRTAGRMVPSGNTLRFKRFLDDYAAFPMTLLWTDTAGSVGSDKVYVVQTGTTIVQRCILMTTDPGDLVLDPTCGSGTTAYVAEQWGRRWITIDTSRVAIALARSRLMGARYPYYLLADSPEGQAKEGEVTRTVPKTTPTRGDIRMGFVYERVPHITLKSIANNAEIDVIWERMQPAVEEARAALNAALKGHPEPFKVETGGRAGKTIDFRKEGDVTLPSGEPAPAGGFMEWEIPREAPKGWPEPAKAALARFWEARIARQKEIDASIAAKAEFEYLYDKPYPDNSKVRVAGPFTVESLSPHRTLAVDWNDELIDVLEAAEGKRKAADRDESVTDFAHMILENLKTAGVQQAHKEDRITFTSLTGWPGRFICAEGAFMEGDRQKRAGIFIGPEFGTVSRPDLVAAAREAGDAGFDVLIACAFNYDAHSAEFDKLGRVPVLKARMNPDLHMGGDLKSTSAGNLFVIFGEPDIKIEDAGDGMIRVKVFGVDVFKPQTGEVVSEGTDGIALWMLDTDYNEESFFVRHAYFLGANDPYKALKTTLKAEIDQEAWESLHSDTSRPFPKPASGRIAVKVINHLGDEVMKVFSVG; via the coding sequence ATGGCGAAGAAACCGATCGAGGTCGAGGCGCTGAAGCACGACGCGGCGACGCGCAAGAACATCCCGACGGCCGAGTTTGAGAGCGTCATGCGCGAGGCGGACAAGACGCCGATCCAGCTCGCCTATGAGCGGCGCAACCGCGATCTCGATCCGCAGCTCGTCTGGCGCGGCAAGGACGAGCAGGACTGGTCGGACCTCATCGTCTCCGCCCCGCCACTCTACATCCAGGAGAAGGTGCACCCCAAGGTCATCATCGACGACCTGAAGCGGGAATCGAAGACGCGTGCCGACGAGGCCGCGCCGCCGATGGCCGACCTCTTCGCCGATTTCAACGGACTGCGGGATGCCGAGGCGGCGACCGAGTTCTATCAGCACGACCAGCACTGGTCGAACCGGATGATCTCGGGCGACTCGCTCTCGGTCATGGCGTCACTGGCCGAGCGCGAGGGGTTGCGCGGTCAGGTGCAGTGCATCTATTTTGACCCGCCCTATGGCATCAAGTTCAACTCGAACTTCCAGTGGTCCACCACGTCGCGCGACGTGAAAGACGGCGCCAAGGACCATGTGACGCGCGAGCCCGAACAGGTGCGCGCCTTCCGCGACACCTGGAAGGACGGCATCCACTCCTACCTGACGTATCTGCGCGACCGGCTGACCGTGGCGCGCGACCTCTTGCACGAGAGCGGCAGCATCTTTGTGCAGATCGGCGACGAGAACGTCCATCGCGTGCGTGCGCTGTTGGATGAGGTGTTTGGGGAAGACAATTTCGTTGGCGAAATCGTCTTCAAGAAAACGGGCGGCCAACGTACGAACCTAATGGCTGGCGTTTGTGACTACATCCTTTGGTTCGCCAAGCGCAAAGAAGCCGTCAAGTTCAGGCAATTACTGAACTCAAAGGTTTCAGAAAATGACGATGGCGAGGTCTTCACTGGATACAGCCGCGTTGACTTCGGCGATGGCACTGAAGGGCGGATCACGGACCCGCGATGGGCAGTCCAGAAAATCGGTCGTCCGTTTCAAGCGACAAGCCTGACATCACAGAATCCCGGATCAAGATTTGCATTCCCCATGGAAGGCCGCCTTTGGAATCCCAGCGGCACTCAGTGGTGGAAATCAGACCCGGATAGGTTCGCCCGCCTGCGGACTGCTGGCCGTATGGTTCCGAGCGGCAATACGCTTCGCTTCAAGCGATTTCTCGATGACTATGCTGCGTTCCCGATGACTTTGCTGTGGACTGACACAGCAGGCAGTGTCGGATCAGATAAAGTCTACGTCGTGCAAACCGGTACGACGATTGTCCAACGCTGCATCCTGATGACCACGGACCCCGGCGATCTGGTGCTTGATCCCACCTGCGGCTCGGGCACCACCGCTTATGTGGCCGAGCAGTGGGGGCGGCGCTGGATCACCATCGACACCAGCCGCGTCGCCATCGCGCTCGCCCGCTCGCGCCTGATGGGCGCGCGGTATCCCTATTATCTGCTGGCCGACAGCCCCGAGGGCCAGGCCAAGGAAGGCGAGGTCACGCGCACGGTCCCGAAGACGACACCCACCCGCGGCGATATCCGCATGGGCTTCGTCTATGAGCGCGTGCCGCACATCACGCTGAAGTCGATCGCCAACAACGCCGAGATCGACGTCATCTGGGAGCGGATGCAGCCTGCCGTCGAGGAGGCGCGGGCTGCCCTCAACGCCGCCCTGAAAGGACACCCGGAGCCCTTCAAGGTCGAGACCGGCGGCCGCGCCGGCAAGACGATCGACTTCCGGAAGGAGGGCGACGTGACGCTGCCCTCCGGCGAGCCCGCCCCCGCCGGCGGCTTCATGGAGTGGGAGATTCCGCGCGAGGCCCCGAAGGGCTGGCCCGAACCCGCCAAGGCCGCGCTCGCCCGCTTCTGGGAGGCGCGCATCGCGCGGCAGAAGGAGATCGACGCCTCCATCGCCGCCAAGGCCGAGTTCGAATATCTCTATGACAAGCCTTATCCGGACAATTCAAAGGTTCGCGTCGCCGGCCCCTTCACGGTCGAAAGCCTCTCGCCCCACCGCACGCTGGCGGTGGACTGGAATGACGAGCTGATCGATGTGCTGGAGGCCGCCGAGGGCAAGCGTAAGGCGGCGGATCGCGACGAGAGCGTGACCGACTTCGCGCACATGATCCTGGAGAACCTGAAGACCGCCGGCGTCCAGCAGGCGCACAAGGAAGATCGGATCACCTTCACCAGCCTGACCGGCTGGCCCGGCCGCTTCATCTGCGCCGAGGGCGCCTTCATGGAGGGCGATCGCCAGAAGCGCGCCGGCATCTTCATCGGTCCCGAATTCGGTACCGTCAGCCGCCCCGATCTGGTAGCTGCGGCCCGCGAGGCGGGCGATGCCGGATTTGATGTTCTGATCGCCTGCGCCTTCAACTATGACGCTCATTCGGCTGAGTTCGACAAGCTCGGCCGCGTACCGGTGCTCAAGGCCCGCATGAACCCCGACCTGCACATGGGCGGGGACCTGAAATCGACCAGCGCCGGTAACCTCTTCGTCATCTTCGGCGAGCCCGACATCAAGATCGAGGATGCGGGCGACGGCATGATCCGGGTGAAGGTGTTCGGCGTCGACGTCTTCAAGCCGCAGACTGGCGAAGTCGTCTCCGAAGGCACCGACGGTATCGCGCTTTGGATGCTCGACACCGACTACAACGAGGAAAGCTTCTTCGTCCGCCACGCCTATTTCCTCGGCGCGAACGATCCCTACAAGGCGCTGAAGACGACGCTGAAGGCCGAGATTGACCAGGAGGCCTGGGAAAGCCTGCACAGCGACACGTCGCGCCCCTTCCCGAAGCCAGCGTCGGGGCGGATCGCGGTGAAGGTCATCAATCACCTCGGCGACGAGGTGATGAAAGTGTTCTCGGTAGGGTGA
- a CDS encoding GmrSD restriction endonuclease domain-containing protein — protein sequence MGKQAAFKTNPVSLEELLRHCGSGKIQLPDFQRSWVWDEERIKGLIASISQAFPVGALMTLEVKPGAADTFARRPIQGADIVATAAPDQLLLDGQQRMTSLYQTCLRREVVQTVTPRLKLVKRWFYIDIRKAMNPSEDRENAIVSVPEDRRVKSDFDRKIELDLSTPELEYQNLMFPLNQVFDWDEWQDGFNEYWLEKDPETRRLFKPFKDEVLQNFKAYQLPVIALGPDTSHEAVCLVFEKVNTGGKPLDAFELVTAMYAARGHRLRDDWLGADGQAGLQTRLQLYGRAAEQKFGVLEKVAATDVLQAIALLHGVEKRAAEIAAGRKESELSAVRATRQSLLDLPLEAYLKHRGAVEEGFKTAARFLRQNHIYRVIDLPYQGQLVPFAAILAIIGPKFDHAAVRDRLARWFWCGIFGELYGSAIESRFAKDVLEVPAWLDGGPEPSTITEGRFRPERLRTLRTRLSAAYKGIHALLMAEGAIDFRSGQPYGQTVFFDEYVDIHHIFPQDWCKKQKIEPKVFDTVVNKTPLSYKTNRILGGVAPSEYLSRLEMGGKDTPPIAPDALDEYLASHAMDPALLRADEFEGFMADREARLLAMIAKATGHPVIKAGVAPEEGEDIPQDDEGFDLPDAQAEEAA from the coding sequence TTGGGGAAGCAGGCAGCATTCAAGACCAATCCGGTCAGCCTTGAAGAACTGCTCCGGCATTGCGGAAGCGGGAAGATCCAGCTTCCCGACTTTCAGCGCAGCTGGGTTTGGGATGAGGAGCGGATCAAGGGTCTGATCGCGTCGATCTCGCAAGCTTTTCCGGTCGGCGCCCTGATGACGCTCGAAGTGAAGCCGGGAGCTGCCGATACCTTCGCACGGCGCCCGATCCAGGGCGCCGATATTGTCGCGACCGCCGCCCCCGACCAGCTCCTCCTCGACGGCCAGCAGCGCATGACGTCGCTCTACCAGACCTGCCTGCGCCGCGAGGTGGTGCAGACGGTCACGCCGCGGCTCAAGCTCGTGAAGCGCTGGTTCTATATTGATATCCGCAAGGCCATGAACCCGTCCGAGGATCGCGAGAACGCCATCGTCTCGGTGCCGGAGGATCGGCGGGTCAAATCGGATTTCGACCGGAAGATCGAACTCGATCTCTCCACGCCCGAGCTCGAATACCAGAATCTCATGTTCCCGCTGAACCAGGTGTTCGACTGGGACGAATGGCAGGACGGGTTCAACGAATACTGGCTGGAGAAGGATCCCGAGACGCGCAGGCTCTTCAAGCCGTTCAAGGATGAAGTCCTCCAGAACTTCAAGGCTTACCAGCTGCCGGTCATCGCACTGGGCCCCGACACCTCGCACGAAGCGGTCTGCCTCGTCTTCGAAAAGGTGAACACCGGCGGCAAGCCGCTCGATGCCTTTGAGCTCGTCACCGCTATGTACGCCGCCCGCGGGCATCGCCTCCGCGACGACTGGCTCGGCGCCGATGGCCAGGCCGGGCTGCAGACGCGCCTGCAGCTCTACGGCCGCGCGGCCGAGCAGAAGTTCGGTGTTCTGGAGAAGGTCGCCGCGACGGATGTCCTGCAGGCGATTGCGCTCCTGCACGGCGTCGAGAAGCGCGCGGCCGAAATCGCCGCGGGCCGCAAGGAGTCCGAGCTCTCCGCCGTCCGGGCGACGCGCCAGTCGCTGCTGGACCTGCCGCTGGAGGCCTATCTGAAGCACCGTGGTGCGGTCGAGGAAGGGTTCAAGACGGCTGCCCGCTTCCTCCGCCAGAACCATATCTACCGCGTCATCGACTTGCCCTATCAGGGCCAGCTCGTCCCGTTCGCCGCGATTCTCGCGATCATCGGCCCGAAATTCGACCATGCCGCGGTTCGCGACCGGCTGGCGCGCTGGTTCTGGTGCGGCATCTTCGGCGAGCTATACGGCTCCGCCATCGAATCCCGCTTCGCGAAGGACGTGCTCGAAGTCCCCGCCTGGCTCGATGGCGGGCCCGAGCCCAGCACCATCACCGAAGGGCGCTTCCGCCCCGAACGGCTGCGCACGCTGCGCACCCGTCTCTCCGCCGCCTACAAGGGCATCCATGCCCTGCTGATGGCCGAGGGGGCGATCGATTTCCGTTCGGGCCAGCCCTACGGCCAGACGGTGTTCTTCGACGAGTATGTCGATATCCACCACATCTTTCCGCAGGACTGGTGCAAGAAGCAGAAGATCGAGCCGAAGGTCTTTGACACCGTCGTCAACAAGACCCCGCTCAGCTACAAGACCAACCGCATCCTCGGCGGGGTGGCGCCTTCGGAGTATCTCTCCCGGCTGGAGATGGGCGGCAAGGATACGCCGCCCATCGCGCCCGACGCGCTGGACGAGTATCTCGCCAGCCACGCGATGGACCCGGCCCTTCTCCGTGCCGACGAGTTCGAAGGGTTCATGGCAGATCGCGAGGCGCGGCTCCTCGCCATGATCGCCAAGGCGACCGGCCACCCGGTCATCAAGGCCGGCGTGGCGCCTGAGGAAGGCGAAGATATCCCCCAGGATGACGAGGGCTTCGATCTGCCCGACGCGCAAGCAGAGGAGGCCGCGTAA